Genomic window (Dehalococcoidales bacterium):
GCCCGAGGTAGGTCGAGGAAATTGTCAGTTCAGACATAAAGAGGGGGTAAAAAGATGGTTGACCGATTAAAAGGCAAGGTGGCGGTGGTCACCGGTTCCGGGCAGGGGATTGGACGGGGCATCGCTTTGGGCATGGCTAAAGAAGGGGCCAGGGTGGTGACCAATAACCGCCGTCCCGG
Coding sequences:
- a CDS encoding SDR family NAD(P)-dependent oxidoreductase, with protein sequence MVDRLKGKVAVVTGSGQGIGRGIALGMAKEGARVVTNNRRPG